The sequence CTAATGACCGATGAAAAACCAATTCGACGGGAGATTGACCAGTCAAGAACAGTGGTAATGATCGCGCCACTTTGAGATATGAATCCTATCTGACCAGAAAGAGGGGACTGAACATCAAAAGTTGCATTGAGTTCAAGAGGAGGAATAATAATTCCCAGACAATTCGGACCAATTATCCTGATTCCTGTCTCCCGTGCTATTTTGAGGAGTTCATTCTCGATCTTTTTCCCTTCTTCGCCTGTCTCTCGAAAACCGGCGGTTAGAATCACAGCAACCTTCACTCCCCGGCTCCCGGCTTCTTTTATAATTTCTGGAACTTTTGGTGCAGGTATAGCAATGACTATCATCTCAACCTGATCCGGAATGTCTGAAAGAGATTTGAATACAGGAACTCCGAGGATGTCTTCAGCTTGTGGATTGACCGGATATAATTTCCCTTTAAAATTCAGGAGGTTTCGAAAGACTGCATACCCGACTTTTCCAGGATTGCGGGAAGCACCTACTACTGCAATAGAGGAAGGATGGAGAATGTCTGGGACAGGTGGTAGCTCTTGACGCACTGGGACAATTTCCGGTTCTCCGGTCCTGACATAGATTCGTGCATCAACAGCATATGACCCGTTTTCATAGAGGATGACCGGATTAATATCAAATTCTACTATATGTTCGTCTTCAAAGAACATCGTTCCGGCTTTCTGGAGCAGGGTGACAAGGGCATCTTCATCAAGTGGTTTTCTCCCTCTAAATCCGGTTATGAGTTTATATCCACTCATTTCCCGGATCATCTCACGATATTCATCTAAGGATACAGGAAGAACCCGCATGGAAAAATCATGGAGCAATTCGACCAGGATTCCACCCATTCCAACGGTGATAATTTTACCGAATGATGGATCAATCCTCCCCCCTATTAAGAACTCAGTTCCCTGAGGGATCTCTTTCACTACCATATACCCTCGAATATCAGCATCTGGGATGGTTGTGGTAACACGGGAATCCATCTGCACAAGCGCGGTATTGATAGCATCAGGACAGGTGAGATTTAAAGCAACTCCACCAGCATCTGATTTATGAATTACCTGGGGAGATACAACCTTTATAACAACAGGATATCCGATTTTCTCCGCTGCTGTAAGCACTTCTTCATGCGAAGTGACAAAAAGATAATCTGGAACAGGAATTTCATGCCTGCTCAGAATCTGGTACCCTTCAAATTCAGGGAGGAGTATTTTCTCCATGGTTCTTCCTGAAGGTGAGTATAGAATACGAATAAGATAAGGGTTATCTCTTAGAGATTCTGAAGAAGTGCCTGAAATATACCTTTCCGTAAGAGCTCTTTTGTGACTTCACCGGGTTCAAGTTTTACAATTTCTGCCAGTGGATGGCCATTAATCAAGAATGCTGATGAATTTTCCGGAATGTCTGCTCCAAATGTATTGTTGATATAGGTCAGTTCCACGCCTGAAACGATGAGTTCACTGGCGAGATCATTGATGACCGTAGTAATCACATCCGGATCTTCAGGTGTCTCTCCTTTATGCTTCCATTCTACCCGGAGGGATATTTTTTCAATCGTATCTCCTCCACAACCAGGACAGCTTCCGCATTTATCCGGTGTACATCCGGAACCAAATGTATCAGTCATGTGTATACCTCATCAATCAGGTGCCCGGAATGGGCTATGAATGATTCTATATATTTGTCATATCAGGTCAAGAGTATTCGTCTACATGACTCTGGTAAAAACTGAAAAGGAGAGAATAACATGATAGAGTATAAGGTGGTGATATTTTGTGCAGCACTGGTTCCGGAGCAAATCGTATCAGGTGGGATATAGTGGCATGTGGGGGGTTTGGGGGACTTATGTTTCGTTGAGATGCTCCGGCACATTCCTGCACACCTACCTAGTCAGAATGAGGGTTTAAGAGGTTATGGTAAACAGGGTGAAAGTGAAAAATGGGTTTTGTCCTGTTTCTAATTAATGGGAATTCGCCAATATTTTTTGAAAATATTATATTTAAGGTCAAATTAATAAATCCCTTCACTTTCGCAAAACCACATATTCTGACTACTTCCTTTTGATAATAAGGCTCAAGTCTGATGCCTGACTATTCATGTGTCATACACTCTGGATCAGATGGAAGAATTCATTATTGTTCATCTAGATATGGACTCATTTTATGCTTCTGTTGAGATTAGGAATAATCCGAATTTAGCTGGTCTTCCTGTTGTCATTGGAGCAGATCCCATGCTGGGGAAGGGGCGGGGTGTTGTCAGCACGTGTTCATATGAAGCACGGGCATATGGTCTTCATTCAGGGATGCCCATATCACGTGCATACCAGTTATGCCCTCAAGCGGTTTTTATCCCTCCCTCAATGGACGTTTATGCTCAGGTTTCAGCACGAATCATGTCTATTGTGC comes from Methanospirillum hungatei and encodes:
- a CDS encoding acetate--CoA ligase family protein, producing the protein MEKILLPEFEGYQILSRHEIPVPDYLFVTSHEEVLTAAEKIGYPVVIKVVSPQVIHKSDAGGVALNLTCPDAINTALVQMDSRVTTTIPDADIRGYMVVKEIPQGTEFLIGGRIDPSFGKIITVGMGGILVELLHDFSMRVLPVSLDEYREMIREMSGYKLITGFRGRKPLDEDALVTLLQKAGTMFFEDEHIVEFDINPVILYENGSYAVDARIYVRTGEPEIVPVRQELPPVPDILHPSSIAVVGASRNPGKVGYAVFRNLLNFKGKLYPVNPQAEDILGVPVFKSLSDIPDQVEMIVIAIPAPKVPEIIKEAGSRGVKVAVILTAGFRETGEEGKKIENELLKIARETGIRIIGPNCLGIIIPPLELNATFDVQSPLSGQIGFISQSGAIITTVLDWSISRRIGFSSVISVGNQSDMGFVEYLQVLDQDPTTYAIILYVEEIRDGRDFLKYAATMRGRKPVIALKSGSSVRGREAASSHTGSLAGSFETYIAAFRQAGVIPAFSLNEAFDIARLVVSEGYPRGKRTIILTNAGGFGVLASDYAEKYGLEMINLPDAVYDELNKLLPDLWSHKNPVDLLGDSNASRFARVFDILIKYQNFWDIAFVITAPVALMDPKNLAHEMIRLSRFTRSMVVGCLLGGDSMKSAIDMLGEAHIPNYQDLQDAFRAVGSIISSCVVDGNGDEEG